The proteins below come from a single Aptenodytes patagonicus chromosome 2, bAptPat1.pri.cur, whole genome shotgun sequence genomic window:
- the ENTPD3 gene encoding ectonucleoside triphosphate diphosphohydrolase 3, which yields MLTRTPSVVAQVFLLLSIVLVIAIAVIQINQQQVLSPGLKYGIVLDAGSSRTTVYIYEWPAEKENDTGVVSQTFKCNVKGPGISSYESNPGALAKPFDDCLNKVKERIPVHLHKTTSVYLGATAGMRLLRLQNETAANEVLASVQNYFRAQPFEFRGAQIITGPEEGVYGWITANYLMGNFLERNLWRTWVHPYRKETMGALDLGGASTQISFIPEDSQENFNSTLQVKLYGYNYNVYTHSFQCYGRDEAEKRLLALLLQKSNTSSNVDNPCYPQNYNTALTMKYFSGSLCTQSLRPANYYPNQLVNFRGTGEPGLCQEMVSLLFNFTACRDREDCPFNGIHQPKVKGNFVAFSGFYYTINALNLSGHFSLADFNSSMWSFCSQSWAQLQFMLPKFEEIYARSYCFSANFIYYLLARGYNFDAETWPQIRFQKEVGNSSIAWSLGYMLSLTNMIPAEGKLIQLPLKPSLFAGLLVFLTATALLCLLFLVYLCIVSRNRKNISRVEHIFIPE from the exons ATGCTCACCAGGACCCCAAGTGTTGTTGCCCAAGTGTTCCTTCTTCTAAGCATAGTTCTTGTCATTGCTATTGCAGTGATACAGATAAATCAGCAACAGGTCCTCTCCCCAGGGCTTAAG tatggAATAGTCCTTGATGCTGGATCCTCTCGGACTACAGTCTACATCTATGAATGgccagcagaaaaggaaaatgacacGGGAGTAGTAAGCCAAACCTTCAAGTGCAATGTGAAAG GCCCTGGTATATCCAGCTATGAGAGTAATCCAGGAGCTCTTGCCAAACCCTTTGATGACTGTCTGAATAAAGTCAAGGAGAGAATACCAGTTCATCTGCATAAAACCACTTCTGTTTATCTGGGGGCTACAGCTGGCATGAGACTACTGAG GTTGCAAAATGAAACGGCAGCCAATGAAGTCCTTGCAAGCGTTCAAAACTACTTCAGAGCACAACCTTTTGAATTTAGGGGTGCGCAAATCATAACTGGGCCAGAGGAAGGGGTGTATGGATGGATAACAGCCAACTATTTAATGGGCAATTTCTTAGAG AGAAACCTTTGGAGGACATGGGTCCATCCTTACAGAAAGGAGACTATGGGTGCACTGGATCTTGGAGGAGCTTCCACTCAAATTTCATTTATCCCAGAGGACTCTCAGGAGAACTTTAATAGCACCTTGCAAGTGAAGTTGTATGGTTACAACTACAATGTCTACACTCACAGCTTCCAGTGCTATGGGAGAGATGAAGCTGAGAAAAGGCTTTTAGCATTGCTGCTCCAG aaatCAAACACCAGTTCCAATGTGGATAATCCATGTTACCCTCAGAATTATAATACTGCATTAACGATGAAGTACTTCTCTGGCAGCCTTTGTACGCAGTCTCTGAGACCAGCAAATTACTACCCAAACCAGCTTGTGAACTTCCGTGGAACAGGAGAGCCAGGTCTGTGCCAGGAGATGGTTTCTTTATTGTTTAACTTCACTGCTTGCAGAGACAGAGAAGACTGTCCATTTAATGGAATACATCAGCCAAAAGTTAAAGGGAATTTTGTG GCTTTCTCAGGATTCTACTATACAATTAATGCTTTGAATTTATCTGGGCACTTTTCCCTAGCTGACTTCAATTCAAGTATGTGGTCTTTCTGTTCACAGAGCTGGGCGCAG CTCCAGTTTATGCTGCCTAAATTTGAAGAAATATATGCTAGATCCTACTGTTTTTCAGCCAATTTCATTTATTACTTGCTTGCACGTGGTTACAACTTCGATGCAGAAACTTGGCCACAGATACGTTTTCAAAAGGAG gTTGGTAACAGCAGTATAGCATGGTCACTCGGTTACATGTTAAGCCTCACGAATATGATTCCAGCAGAAGGCAAGCTGATCCAATTACCTCTGAAACCTTCTTTGTTTGCTGGGCTCCTCGTCTTCCTCACAGCTACGGCATTGTTGTGTCTTCTCTTCCTTGTTTACTTGTGTATTGTATCACGTAATCGGAAGAACATCAGTCGTGTTGAACACATATTTATTCCAGAATGA
- the RPL14 gene encoding large ribosomal subunit protein eL14: MVFKRFVEIGRVAFISFGPHAGKLVAIVDVIDQNRALVDGPCSGVRRQAMPFKCMQLTDFVLKFPHSARQKCVRLAWEKENINEKWAATRWAKKIEAREKKAKMTDFDRYKVMKAKKMRNRIIKHEMKKLQKMSSKKGKKPEKSEKPEKSEKAQKSEKVQKAPKAQK; the protein is encoded by the exons ATG GTGTTCAAACGCTTCGTCGAGATTGGCAGAGTTGCCTTCATTTCCTTTGGGCCGCATGCTGGCAAGCTGGTGGCCATTGTGGATGTTATTGACCAAAACAGG gcACTAGTTGATGGCCCCTGCAGTGGTGTCAGAAGGCAGGCTATGCCCTTCAAGTGCATGCAGCTGACTGACTTTGTTCTCAAGTTCCCACACAG TGCTCGTCAGAAGTGCGTGCGACTTGCCTgggagaaggaaaatataaatgaaaaatgggCAGCGACAAGATGGGCAAAGAAGATTGAAGCCCGAGAAAAG AAAGCCAAAATGACTGACTTTGATCGCTACAAGgttatgaaagcaaagaaaatg aGAAACAGGATCATCAAGCATGAAATGAAGAAGCTCCAGAAGATGTCTTCTAAAAAAGGCAAGAAGCCAGAGAAGTCAGAGAAGCCAGAGAAGTCAGAGAAGGCGCAGAAGTCAGAGAAGGTGCAGAAGGCACCGAAGGCgcagaaataa